ACCACTCACACAGAAGGACCCGAAAGACCAATGGCACCCCCGAAGAAGAAGGTTGCCGGCCTGATCAAGCTCCAAATTCAGGCTGGTGCCGCGAACCCGGCTCCGCCCGTCGGCCCTGCACTGGGTCAGCACGGCGTGAACATCATGGAGTTCTGCAAGGCCTACAACGCCGCGACCGAGTCGCAGCGAGGCAACATCGTCCCCGTGGAAATCACGGTGTACGAAGACCGCAGCTTCACGTTCATCACCAAGACCCCGCCCGCGTCACAGCTCATCAAGAAGGCTGCCGGCGTCGCCAAGGGTTCAGGTGTCCCGCACACCGACAAGGTCGGCTCGCTGACCATGGCTCAGGTGCGCGAGATCGCCGAGACCAAGATGGACGACCTCAACGCGAATGACATCGACGCCGCTGCCAAGATCATTGCAGGCACCGCGCGCTCGATGGGCATCACCGTTAAGTAGTCGATACACCCCAGTGGGAGGGCCAGCGCTGGCCCGTCACCACGCCTTCACCGAAAGAAGAAGCACATGAAGCGCTCCAAGGCCTACCGCGACAACGCACAGCTTGTCGACAAGAGCCAGCTCTACACGCCGCTCGAGGCGATCCGTCTCGCGCAGAAGACCTCGTCCAAGAAGACAGACTCGACCATCGACGTCGTCTTCAAGCTCGGCGTCGACCCCCGTCACGCGGACCAGATGGTCCGTTCCACCGTCATCCTGCCTCACGGCACCGGCAAGACCGCCAGGGTCCTGGTCTTCGCCAACGGTGACAAGGCAGACGCCGCCCGCGAGGCTGGCGCCGACATCGTCGGTGGCGACGAACTCATCGAAGAGGTCCAGAACGGACGCACGGACTTCGACGCCGTCGTGGCCACGCCAGACCTCATGGGCAAGGTCGGCCGTCTTGGCCGCGTGCTGGGTCCCCGTGGCCTCATGCCGAACCCCAAGACCGGCACCGTGACGATGGACGTGGCCAAGGCTGTGTCCGACATCAAGGGCGGAAAGATCGAGTTCCGTGTCGACAAGCACGCCAACCTGCACACCGTGCTGGGCAAGGCGTCGTTTGGCGACCAGAAGCTGCTCGAGAACTACCAGGCTCTCATCGATGAGGTGCTGCGTTCGAAGCCCTCCGCCTCGAAGGGTAAGTACATCCTGAAGGCGGCCGTGTCGGCCACCACCGGCCCCGGCATCCCGCTGGACGCCACCGCTAAGGCAGAGGCTTAAGTCTGAAGGCGAAGGCCCGGTTCCCCGATGTGGGGGACCGGGCCTTCGTCGTTCCCTGTGTGGTCTGTGAGGCCCGTTTGCGCGGCGGTCGCGGCATCGCGTATGCTTGCCAGGCCCAAGACCGCCGGTCGTCGGGCCCGGGAAACCGGGAACGGCCGAAGTTCCGCTACAACGGAGACCAGCGCAGGAGAAGTTGACGGCGCCTCGCGCGCAGACTTTGGGCGGCCCATGTGGTCGCCCTTTGTGTGTGCGGACGATGCGCCCCAGCCCCGCCTGCGCGGGGCTTTTTCGTTGTGTGGGGCCGGCCCGGTGGTCAGACAAAGGAAGGACAACTATGGCGACGCCAGACAAGGTGGCGACGGTCAAGGCGCTCGCGGATCAGTTCCGCAGCGCAAATGCCGTCTACGTCACCGAGTACCGCGGATTGTCCGTTGCCCAGCTCGCAAAGCTGCGCACGGGCCTGAACGGTACCGCGACCTATGCGGTCGTGAAGAACACGCTTGCGGCGCTCGCGGCCAAGGATGCCGACGTAGAGGGACTTGACTCCCTCTTCGTGGGTCCCACGGCCATCGCATTCGTCACCGGTGATCCGGTGGAGGCTGCGAAGGGTCTTCGTGATTTCACCAAGGAGAGCGACAAGCTCGTCCTGAAGGGTGGCGTTCTGGAGGGCAAGCTGCTCTCCGCTGAGGACATCACCAAGATCGCGAGCCTCGAGTCTCGCGAGGTACTGCTCGCCAAGGCAGCAGGCGCTTTCAAGGCGTCGCTGTTCGGTGCGGCATACCTCTTCCAAGCACCACTGTCTCAGGCGGTGCGAACCGTCGACGCCCTGCGCGAGAAGCAGGAATCCGCAGCCTAAGGCTGCACCCCACATCACACTGCTTCCCGCAGGTAAAGAGAAAAGGACATCATCATGGCGAAGCTCACCACCGAGCAGCTCATTGAGGCATTCAAGGAGCTCACGCTCGTCGAGCTCTCCGAGTTCGTGAAGGCATTCGAGGAGACCTTCGAGGTCACCGCAGCCGCCCCCGTCGCTGCTGCCGCTGCCGCTCCGGCTGCTGCTGCCGCAGAAGAGGTCGAAGAGAAGGACTCCTTCGACGTCATTCTGGCCGCTGTTGGCGACAAGAAGATCCAGGTCATCAAGGAGGTGCGTGCCCTCACGTCCCTCGGTCTTGGCGAAGCCAAGGCTCTCGTTGACGAGGCCCCCAAGACGATCCTCGAGGGTGCCAAGAAGGACGACGCCGAGAAGGCCAAGGCTCAGCTTGAGGCTGCCGGCGCCACGGTCGAGCTCAAGTAGTTCGACTCCCGCAACTCGCGCAAAGGCCGGGTCACCTTCGGGTGGCTCGGCCTTTGCCGTCCCTCGCGACGTGATGGGCGGCATCCCCCGGGCACGCCCACCGGAGTCGGCCAGGCTTCCGCGTCCGCCCCGCGTGGATCCTGCTCCGCCCGCGTGCGCATGTCGGGCCGCCTGTCGCGCCCCCCCAGACAGTGCGAACCGTTTCCACCTCGACATGCCGGCCAACTGCGCCCAGCACGCGTGTGCATCGGCGCGCCGCCCGCCGGGCTGGTTCGCAGTGTCTGAATGTCCGACTCGATCCAACGCAGCACCGAACGTGCGCGGTCGAGGCCGACGGATCGCGCGCCTGCTCGACTCGCGCCCGCCCCGCCCCTCATGCCGAACAGTTCTGACCGTCGGGCGTCCGACACTCCGGGCAGATGCGCCCCAGACCCGCGCGGCGGGCGCCGCAACGGTCAGAAGTGTTCGGAAGGGGTGGAGACTTGGGCGCACGCGGCAAGTGGTGGAGGCAATGGCCGACGCTGGCGGGGGAGCCAACGGCCGACGCCGGGCCTGGTACCACCGGCCGACGCTGGGGCAGGGAGCGCGGGTTGTCCACAGGCGCGCCGACCGGGTATCGACACCGCTTCGCACCATGCCTTATAGTCCGCACTTGACGAATGCGACAACCGTGACTAACGTTGGAGGTTGCGCTGTCTATTGCCCTGCCCTCATATGCCTACCTGGCGAGCGTCCACTGCCTCAGTGATGATGCCCCAGGATCCGGTGGAGCCGAGGCTCAGGCAACGCGGAACCGAACCATCGTCATGGGAAGGACGACCCCTTGGCTGCCTCGCGCACCGATTCCGCTTTCGCCAACCAAACCGCTTCACGCCGCGTTTCATTCGCTCAGGTCTCTGAGCCAGTTGAGGTCCCTAACCTCATCGGGCTGCAGACCGAGTCGTTTGACTGGCTGCTGGGCAACAAGGCTTGGCAAACCCGTATTGAAGCCGCACGGAAGGCAGGTCGCAATGACGTGCCTGAGGTTGCGGGACTTCAGGAGATCTTCGAAGAGATCTCCCCGATCGAGGACTTCGGGCAGACCATGTCCCTGTCCTTCTCGGACCCCTACTTCGAGGAACCCCGCCACACTCCTGAGGAGTGCAAGGAGAAGGACTTCACGTATGCAGCCCAGCTGTTCGTGACGGCGGAGTTCATGAACAACACCACGGGTGAGATCAAGTCTCAGACCGTCTTCATGGGCGACTTCCCGCTCATGAGCCCGCGCGGCACGTTCATCATCAACGGCACCGAGCGCGTTGTCGTTTCTCAGTTGGTGCGCTCGCCAGGCGTGTACTTCGAGTCGACGGCAGACAAGACGTCCGACAAGGACATCTACACCGCGAAGATGATCCCCTCGCGCGGCGCCTGGCTCGAGTTTGAGATCGACAAGCGCGACGCCGTCGGCGTCCGCGTCGACCGCAAGCGCAAGCAGTCAGTCACCCTGTTCCTCAAGGCCCTCGGCCTGTCGGATGAAGACATCGCCAAGGAGTTCGCCGACTACCCGTCAGTGCTCGAGACCCTCGAGAAGGACACCGTCCACTCGCAGGACGAGGCGCTCGTCGACCTCTACCGCAAGCTCCGTCCGGGCGAGCCGCCCACGGTCGAGGCCGGTCAGAACCTGCTCGACAACTTCTACTTCAACCCCAAGCGCTACGACCTCGCCAAGGTTGGCCGCTTCAAGCTGAACAAGAAGTTGGGCGTCGACAAGCCTCTCGGCGACTCGGTGCTCGGTGTCGACGACATCGTTGCGACCGTCAAGTACATCGCGGCCGCTCACGCTGGCCACACGACGCTCAAGGGCGCCAACGGCGAGGTCATCGTCGAGACCGATGACATCGACCACTTTGGCAACCGTCGCATCCGCGCCGTCGGCGAACTGATCCAGAACCAGATCCGCACGGGCCTGTCCCGCATGGAGCGCGTGGTGCGCGAGCGCATGACGACTCAGGACGTCGAGGCCATCACGCCGCAGACCCTGATCAACACGCGTCCCGTCGTCGCCGCCATCCGCGAGTTCTTCGGAACCTCGCAGCTGTCGCAGTTCATGGACCAGAACAACCCGCTCGCGGGACTGACCCACAAGCGTCGTCTGTCGGCACTTGGCCCTGGTGGTCTCTCCCGTGACCGCGCAGGCATGGAAGTGCGTGACGTTCACCCGTCGCACTACGGCCGCATGTGCCCCATCGAGACCCCTGAAGGCCCGAACATCGGCCTGATCGGCTCTCTCGCGTCCTTCGGTCGTATCAACCCGCTCGGCTTTGTCGAGACGCCGTACCGTAAGGTCGTCAAGGGCAAGATCACCGACCAGGTCGACTACCTCACGGCCGACGACGAGGACCGCTACGTCATCGCCCAGGCCAACGCGCAGGTGGACGACAACCGCGGCTTCCTCGAGGAGCGCGTGCTCGTGCGCGCCAAGGGTGGAGAGGTCGACTTCGTCGCCCCCGAAGCCGTTGACTACATCGACGTGTCGCCTCGCCAGATGGTGTCCGTCGCTACTGCGCTCATCCCGTTCCTCGAGCACGACGACGCCAACCGCGCCCTCATGGGTGCGAACATGCAGCGTCAGGCTGTGCCGCTCGTCCGCTCTGAGGCGCCGCTCGTCGGTACCGGTATGGAGCGCCGCGCGGCGGTCGACGCCGGTGACGTGGTCGTTGCCACCAAGGCAGGCGTCGTCACCGAGGTCTCTTCCGACCTGGTGACCGTCGCCAACGACGACGGCACGACGGGTTCCTATCGGATCGCGAAGTTCCAGCGCTCCAACCAGGGCACCAGCTACAACCAGCGCGTGATCGTCGACGAGGGAGACCGCGTCGAGACTGGCGCAGTCATCGCCGACGGTCCTGCCACGGACAACGGCGACCTCGCCTTGGGCAAGAACGTCCTCGTGGCGTTCATGTGCTGGGAAGGTCACAACTTCGAGGACGCGATCATCTTGTCGCAGCGCCTCGTTCAGGATGACACCTTGTCCTCGATTCACATCGAGGAGCACGAGGTCGACGCCCGCGACACCAAGTTGGGCCCTGAAGAGATCACGCGCGACATCCCGAACGCTTCAGAGGAGGTCCTTGCTGACCTCGACGAGCGCGGCATCGTCCGTATCGGTGCCGAGGTACGTGCCGGTGACATCCTCGTCGGCAAGGTCACGCCAAAGGGCGAGACCGAGCTGACCCCAGAGGAGCGCCTGCTGCGCGCCATCTTCGGTGAGAAGGCTCGTGAGGTGCGCGACACGTCGCTCAAGGTTCCTCACGGCGAGCAGGGCACCGTCATCGGCGTCCGCGTCTTCACGGAAGAGGACGGCGACGACCTTCCCGCTGGTGTGAACCAGTTGGTGCGCGTCTACATCGCTCAGCGCCGCAAGATCCAGGAAGGCGACAAGCTCGCTGGCCGCCACGGCAACAAGGGCGTCATCTCGACGATCCTGCCGCAGGAGGACATGCCGTTCCTTGAGGACGGCACGCCAGTGGACGTCATCCTGAACCCGCTTGGTGTTCCCGGCCGCATGAACGTCGGCCAGGTTCTCGAGACCCACCTTGGGTGGGTTGCTCACGAGGGCTGGGACGCCTCCGGCGTCAAGGAGGACTGGGTCAAGGCTGTTCCTGAAGGTTCCATCAAGGCCGAGCCAGGCACGCCAGTGGCGACGCCGGTGTTCGACGGCATCTCGGAGCAGACCATCACCGGCCTGCGCACCGTGACGACCCCGAACCGCGATGGCGACCGCTTGCTGGACAACACCGGCAAGGCGCGACTGTACGACGGTCGCTCTGGTGAGCCGTTCCCTGAGCCGATCTCGGTGGGCTACAAGTACATCCTGAAGCTCCACCACTTGGTGGACGACAAGATTCACGCCCGCTCCACCGGCCCGTACTCGATGATCACCCAGCAGCCGCTCGGCGGTAAGGCGCAGTTCGGTGGCCAGCGCTTCGGTGAGATGGAAGTGTGGGCCCTCGAGGCGTATGGCGCTGCCTACGCCCTGCAGGAGCTCCTGACCATCAAGTCCGACGACATCATCGGTCGTGTGAAGGTCTACGAGGCCATCGTCAAGGGCCAGAACATTCCGGAGCCAGGTCTCCCGGAGTCGTTCAGGGTGCTCATGAAGGAGATGCAGTCGCTGTGCCTGAACGTCGAGGTACTCAACGCAGAAGGCCAGCTGGTCGAGATGCGTGAGTCGGAAGACGACGCTTACCAGGCTGCCGAGTCGCTCGGCATCTCTCTGTCCAGCCGTCCCGACGCTTCCAGCGTCGACGAGATTTAAGGAGAGTCGCTCTAGTGCTCGATGTGAATGAATTCAGCGACCTGCGTATCGGTTTGGCCACTGCGGAAGAGATCCGCGGCTGGTCACACGGAGAAGTGAAGAAGCCAGAGACGATCAACTACCGCACGCTCAAGCCAGAGAAGGACGGCCTGTTCTGCGAGAAGATCTTTGGCCCCACCCGCGACTGGGAGTGCAGCTGCGGCAAGTACAAGCGTGTCCGCTACCGCGGCATCGTCTGTGAGCGTTGCGGTGTCGAGGTGACCCGTTCGAAGGTGCGCCGCGAGCGCATGGGCCACATCGAGCTCGCCGCTCCCGTGACGCACATCTGGTACTTCAAGGGTGTGCCGTCGAGGCTTGGCTACCTGCTCGACCTGGCGCCGAAGGACCTGGAGAAGGTCATCTACTTCGCGGCCTACATGGTCACCGAGGTGGACGTTGATGGTCGTCACGAGGACCTCCCGCAGTTGCGCAATGAGCTTGAGCAGGAGAAGAAGCACCTGGTCAACCAGCGCGACGTGCAGATCAACGAGCGCGCAGAGAAGCTCGAGAAGGACATTGCCGAGCTCGAGGCCGAGGGTGCAAAGGCTGACGCCAAGCGCAAGGTCAAGGACGGCGCCGAGCGCGAGATGGCAAACATCCGCAAGCGCTTTGACGCCGAGATCGAGCGTCTCGACGCGGTGTTCGACCGCTTCGTCGGCCTCAAGGTCCAAGACCTCGAGGGCGATGAACTCCTGTACCGCGAGCTCAGCCGCCGCTACGGCAACTACTTCAAGGGCTCGATGGGCGCTCAGGCGATCCAGCAGCGTTTGAGGGACTTCGACCTGGCTGCAGAGGCCGATAGCCTGCGCGACACGATCGCCAACGGCAAGGGCCAGCGCAAGACCCGTGCCCTCAAGCGCCTCAAGGTGGTCAATGCGTTCCTGACGACCACGAACAGCCCTGTCGGCATGGTCCTGGACGCCGTCCCGGTCATCCCGCCGGACCTGCGTCCGATGGTGCAGTTGGACGGTGGCCGCTTCGCGACCTCCGACCTCAACGACCTGTACCGCCGCGTCATCAACCGCAACAACCGCCTCAAGCGACTGCTCGACCTCGGTGCTCCT
The Demequina sp. TMPB413 DNA segment above includes these coding regions:
- the rplK gene encoding 50S ribosomal protein L11, translating into MAPPKKKVAGLIKLQIQAGAANPAPPVGPALGQHGVNIMEFCKAYNAATESQRGNIVPVEITVYEDRSFTFITKTPPASQLIKKAAGVAKGSGVPHTDKVGSLTMAQVREIAETKMDDLNANDIDAAAKIIAGTARSMGITVK
- the rplA gene encoding 50S ribosomal protein L1, giving the protein MKRSKAYRDNAQLVDKSQLYTPLEAIRLAQKTSSKKTDSTIDVVFKLGVDPRHADQMVRSTVILPHGTGKTARVLVFANGDKADAAREAGADIVGGDELIEEVQNGRTDFDAVVATPDLMGKVGRLGRVLGPRGLMPNPKTGTVTMDVAKAVSDIKGGKIEFRVDKHANLHTVLGKASFGDQKLLENYQALIDEVLRSKPSASKGKYILKAAVSATTGPGIPLDATAKAEA
- the rplJ gene encoding 50S ribosomal protein L10 is translated as MATPDKVATVKALADQFRSANAVYVTEYRGLSVAQLAKLRTGLNGTATYAVVKNTLAALAAKDADVEGLDSLFVGPTAIAFVTGDPVEAAKGLRDFTKESDKLVLKGGVLEGKLLSAEDITKIASLESREVLLAKAAGAFKASLFGAAYLFQAPLSQAVRTVDALREKQESAA
- the rplL gene encoding 50S ribosomal protein L7/L12 yields the protein MAKLTTEQLIEAFKELTLVELSEFVKAFEETFEVTAAAPVAAAAAAPAAAAAEEVEEKDSFDVILAAVGDKKIQVIKEVRALTSLGLGEAKALVDEAPKTILEGAKKDDAEKAKAQLEAAGATVELK
- the rpoB gene encoding DNA-directed RNA polymerase subunit beta, whose product is MAASRTDSAFANQTASRRVSFAQVSEPVEVPNLIGLQTESFDWLLGNKAWQTRIEAARKAGRNDVPEVAGLQEIFEEISPIEDFGQTMSLSFSDPYFEEPRHTPEECKEKDFTYAAQLFVTAEFMNNTTGEIKSQTVFMGDFPLMSPRGTFIINGTERVVVSQLVRSPGVYFESTADKTSDKDIYTAKMIPSRGAWLEFEIDKRDAVGVRVDRKRKQSVTLFLKALGLSDEDIAKEFADYPSVLETLEKDTVHSQDEALVDLYRKLRPGEPPTVEAGQNLLDNFYFNPKRYDLAKVGRFKLNKKLGVDKPLGDSVLGVDDIVATVKYIAAAHAGHTTLKGANGEVIVETDDIDHFGNRRIRAVGELIQNQIRTGLSRMERVVRERMTTQDVEAITPQTLINTRPVVAAIREFFGTSQLSQFMDQNNPLAGLTHKRRLSALGPGGLSRDRAGMEVRDVHPSHYGRMCPIETPEGPNIGLIGSLASFGRINPLGFVETPYRKVVKGKITDQVDYLTADDEDRYVIAQANAQVDDNRGFLEERVLVRAKGGEVDFVAPEAVDYIDVSPRQMVSVATALIPFLEHDDANRALMGANMQRQAVPLVRSEAPLVGTGMERRAAVDAGDVVVATKAGVVTEVSSDLVTVANDDGTTGSYRIAKFQRSNQGTSYNQRVIVDEGDRVETGAVIADGPATDNGDLALGKNVLVAFMCWEGHNFEDAIILSQRLVQDDTLSSIHIEEHEVDARDTKLGPEEITRDIPNASEEVLADLDERGIVRIGAEVRAGDILVGKVTPKGETELTPEERLLRAIFGEKAREVRDTSLKVPHGEQGTVIGVRVFTEEDGDDLPAGVNQLVRVYIAQRRKIQEGDKLAGRHGNKGVISTILPQEDMPFLEDGTPVDVILNPLGVPGRMNVGQVLETHLGWVAHEGWDASGVKEDWVKAVPEGSIKAEPGTPVATPVFDGISEQTITGLRTVTTPNRDGDRLLDNTGKARLYDGRSGEPFPEPISVGYKYILKLHHLVDDKIHARSTGPYSMITQQPLGGKAQFGGQRFGEMEVWALEAYGAAYALQELLTIKSDDIIGRVKVYEAIVKGQNIPEPGLPESFRVLMKEMQSLCLNVEVLNAEGQLVEMRESEDDAYQAAESLGISLSSRPDASSVDEI